A region of Desulfosporosinus sp. Sb-LF DNA encodes the following proteins:
- a CDS encoding nitroreductase family protein, whose amino-acid sequence MSTPSIVDIMYERHSVRKYTNQKITRDVLKKIIQVAGSAPSAWNLQHWKFIVVEDQRLKDKLCEAAYGQQQVKDAAASIVILGDTQANLNAEGIYSAAVNAGYMPESAGKNIMDNIKNVYDNVPNAGVQLALQNSSYAAMQLMLAAKAEGIDSCPMSGYDSQAVRTILEIPDRYIPTLLVTLGYASEPAHGSGRFPVEQILVYDKF is encoded by the coding sequence ATGTCAACCCCGTCAATCGTTGATATTATGTATGAACGTCATTCTGTAAGAAAGTATACGAATCAGAAAATTACAAGGGACGTATTGAAAAAGATCATTCAAGTTGCCGGTAGTGCTCCATCTGCTTGGAATCTCCAGCATTGGAAATTCATTGTAGTGGAGGATCAAAGACTCAAGGACAAATTATGTGAAGCAGCCTATGGCCAACAGCAAGTAAAAGATGCGGCAGCTTCTATCGTCATCTTAGGAGATACCCAAGCCAACTTGAACGCTGAGGGAATATACTCGGCGGCGGTAAATGCTGGATATATGCCTGAATCAGCCGGGAAAAATATCATGGATAATATTAAAAACGTCTACGATAATGTTCCAAATGCGGGCGTTCAACTCGCCCTTCAGAATTCCTCGTATGCGGCGATGCAATTGATGCTTGCTGCCAAAGCGGAAGGGATTGATTCTTGCCCGATGTCCGGCTATGATTCTCAAGCCGTCCGGACTATATTAGAAATTCCCGATCGATATATTCCTACTTTATTGGTCACGTTGGGCTATGCTTCAGAGCCGGCTCATGGAAGTGGCCGTTTTCCCGTAGAACAAATTTTGGTCTACGACAAATTCTGA
- a CDS encoding glutamate mutase L encodes MQKVLVSEIGSEMTVVNAFSDLDTENPRLLGQGVSPTTLLDGDVEIGIRLAVTDLEKDIGPVGSLGKIPFYATSSASTWRNVQEGNGQNTLNALEIQDSLQIVTGRILPTPRAIMKAVQLIYEEVGDVLVLDVGSESTDVYSVTLMSEPLAQRTVGEDLGIFINALALVKLIGENKIKEHHGQDWEKLLKSRPETPEEIALSAELTAAAVTIVLQRHSGRSYNDNEAGGKVTSVAGRDLTKIRWIVGTGVALTQLPNGLEIMRGSIQGMKDDLFPQGSIAMLLDKDCIMASLGVLTTPFRQGAWQLLRESLGVEN; translated from the coding sequence ATGCAAAAGGTTTTAGTGTCCGAAATTGGGAGTGAGATGACGGTTGTAAATGCCTTTAGTGATTTAGATACGGAGAATCCTAGGTTACTTGGCCAAGGGGTTTCTCCGACGACACTACTCGATGGGGATGTCGAAATTGGAATAAGATTGGCTGTAACAGATTTAGAAAAAGATATTGGGCCAGTTGGTTCTTTAGGTAAAATTCCATTTTATGCTACGAGTTCGGCATCGACATGGCGCAACGTTCAGGAGGGCAATGGACAAAATACTCTTAATGCTCTGGAAATTCAGGATAGTTTGCAGATTGTCACTGGTAGGATATTGCCAACTCCAAGAGCAATCATGAAGGCTGTTCAACTGATTTATGAAGAAGTAGGAGATGTCTTAGTCCTTGATGTTGGAAGTGAATCTACGGATGTATACTCGGTAACCTTGATGTCGGAACCATTAGCGCAACGAACGGTAGGAGAAGATCTAGGCATTTTTATTAACGCTTTGGCGTTAGTTAAACTCATAGGTGAAAATAAGATTAAGGAGCATCATGGTCAAGACTGGGAAAAACTCTTAAAATCTAGGCCTGAGACGCCGGAAGAAATAGCCCTTAGCGCGGAGTTAACTGCAGCGGCAGTGACCATTGTGTTACAACGGCATAGTGGACGATCTTATAATGATAATGAGGCGGGTGGTAAAGTTACGAGCGTCGCGGGACGGGATTTAACAAAGATTCGATGGATCGTTGGAACAGGTGTGGCACTGACTCAGTTACCGAATGGCCTTGAAATTATGAGGGGAAGCATTCAAGGAATGAAGGATGATTTATTTCCTCAAGGGAGCATAGCTATGTTGTTAGATAAAGATTGTATAATGGCATCCTTGGGAGTTTTAACAACGCCCTTTCGGCAAGGAGCTTGGCAGTTATTGCGTGAATCCTTAGGAGTGGAGAATTAG
- a CDS encoding class I SAM-dependent methyltransferase, with the protein MASGEIKRVEEMNYFELLAWLGIGSSHPGGFPATLQNLNAMQVKTEDYVLDAGCGSGLTACHLAKTTGCKIVGVDLNPQMIEKATLRAQKEGVSDLVEFRVADVYKLPFADNQFDWVFAESITVFLDKVKIYKEFYRILKPEGRVADLEMALLGELPAHLRKQMEVCFGSGTNPLLFEEWVNALTQAGFQDVDIKNAQRLRNNGNVILNALKKDWLLIKELTDKVAKQPGLVPRLQKNAGFMKRNVGYFGFGLVYGRKPTPEKVTFNDWIRKVFYERKLKGAQLLSSVLRRKPS; encoded by the coding sequence ATGGCTTCAGGTGAAATCAAGAGAGTAGAGGAAATGAACTATTTTGAATTGTTGGCTTGGTTAGGCATCGGCAGTTCACATCCGGGAGGCTTCCCGGCTACCCTACAAAATCTGAACGCAATGCAAGTAAAGACCGAAGATTATGTGCTTGACGCCGGGTGTGGAAGTGGCCTAACCGCTTGTCACTTAGCTAAAACCACTGGCTGTAAAATCGTGGGCGTAGATTTAAATCCCCAGATGATTGAAAAAGCAACCTTAAGGGCGCAAAAAGAAGGAGTTTCTGATTTGGTGGAGTTTAGGGTAGCCGATGTTTATAAACTACCCTTTGCCGATAACCAATTTGATTGGGTATTTGCTGAGTCAATAACGGTCTTCTTAGATAAAGTCAAAATATATAAGGAGTTCTATCGAATCCTAAAGCCCGAGGGTAGAGTTGCTGATCTTGAAATGGCCTTGCTGGGGGAATTGCCAGCTCATCTTAGAAAGCAGATGGAAGTGTGTTTCGGTTCAGGCACCAATCCATTACTCTTTGAAGAATGGGTCAATGCATTGACCCAAGCGGGGTTTCAAGATGTGGACATCAAGAACGCGCAGCGCTTGAGGAATAATGGCAATGTAATATTGAACGCACTCAAAAAGGATTGGCTACTAATAAAAGAGCTTACAGACAAAGTCGCTAAGCAACCCGGATTAGTGCCCAGATTACAGAAAAATGCTGGTTTTATGAAGAGAAACGTGGGTTATTTTGGATTTGGTCTTGTCTATGGACGAAAACCTACTCCTGAAAAAGTAACCTTCAACGATTGGATTCGCAAGGTATTTTACGAGCGTAAGCTTAAAGGTGCACAACTACTCAGCAGTGTTTTGAGACGAAAACCATCGTAG
- a CDS encoding anti-sigma factor domain-containing protein, whose translation MSKAKAIVLEKNGGSYLVLDPSGAFRRVRSRINAEVGEEIEVVLENKMRSYRALLSIAALFLFTILSTLGWSYWQTPVAVAMLSVDINPSIEIALDKEAHIVSTKAQNNDAVQLLEGVNLKGEPLAVAMNKIVTRAIELRFLNTDHKSIILGLNEGSDDKASKLNDLATVDAQALQNSLNEVAISKDLGLQVVFFKLTSQEVAEAKNAGLSMGEYALWQTAEKAGLSIQSQSVKNPTERSNLLEVPVVKDELTNNRNMIDTGNVMEQPNREVKTTPGHKEDETKDKRPAQKKSGEQNSSETKQSTDSAHEEKPGTVVKGKNDNTGQLKRGNDMEEQHDKRSR comes from the coding sequence ATGAGTAAAGCTAAAGCAATTGTCTTAGAAAAAAACGGTGGTAGTTATCTTGTTTTAGATCCGAGCGGAGCCTTCCGTCGGGTACGTTCGCGTATAAATGCTGAAGTCGGTGAAGAGATTGAGGTTGTCTTAGAAAACAAAATGAGATCGTATAGAGCTCTGCTCTCGATAGCGGCGCTATTCCTTTTCACAATTCTGTCGACTCTAGGATGGTCCTACTGGCAAACTCCGGTGGCTGTAGCTATGCTTTCGGTTGATATTAATCCTAGTATAGAAATCGCATTGGATAAAGAAGCTCATATCGTGAGTACCAAGGCTCAGAATAATGACGCTGTGCAGTTACTCGAAGGGGTTAATCTTAAGGGGGAGCCCCTAGCAGTCGCAATGAACAAGATTGTCACCCGGGCCATTGAGCTGCGATTTTTAAATACTGATCACAAATCTATTATATTGGGGCTAAACGAGGGATCCGACGATAAAGCTTCGAAGCTAAATGATCTTGCCACAGTGGATGCCCAAGCTTTGCAAAACAGTTTGAATGAAGTAGCAATTTCTAAGGATTTAGGTCTCCAAGTCGTTTTCTTCAAGTTGACTTCTCAAGAAGTAGCAGAAGCAAAAAATGCAGGTTTGAGTATGGGTGAATATGCTCTTTGGCAGACCGCAGAAAAAGCTGGGCTTTCCATACAATCGCAAAGCGTAAAGAATCCCACAGAACGGTCTAACCTCTTGGAAGTGCCAGTTGTGAAGGATGAGCTTACAAATAATAGAAATATGATTGATACAGGGAACGTGATGGAGCAGCCAAATCGGGAAGTAAAGACAACGCCAGGTCACAAGGAAGATGAGACTAAAGACAAACGACCCGCTCAGAAAAAGTCTGGCGAGCAAAATTCATCTGAAACAAAACAAAGTACCGACTCAGCACATGAAGAAAAACCAGGTACTGTGGTCAAAGGTAAAAACGATAATACAGGTCAACTGAAACGTGGCAACGATATGGAGGAGCAGCACGATAAGCGCTCAAGATAA
- a CDS encoding ATP-grasp domain-containing protein, with product MPNQTKVIRNPKKPIRVYFNRCFSTTPKIIQRLLSFSDIHRFKIYISHGCVNNYLQEVADYFEVEPSLDGKNYVDYCLNFCLKHEIELFVPRYNVTTLINYKEEFDRIGVKVMFIGSSEIYQLLESKIKTYEVLSNIDIVAIPKTFCVKNYEDFQIAYTKIIEIGSSACMKPISGIGGNGFKKIIETMTEIDELYQSTGSTISKDRIARILKDSQNVEPFIVMEYLEGDEFSIDCLANKGELIRAIPRRKLDFYRQNIEHREDLIAIAQKLTKKFNLNYLYNIQLKYHKGKVYLIEINTRMSGGIHKSSLAGVNFLYLAIKLLMGEAVTNREAIRWDFQIRTIENYELTDLG from the coding sequence ATGCCTAATCAGACCAAAGTCATTCGAAATCCTAAAAAACCAATTAGAGTCTATTTTAATCGTTGTTTTTCTACGACTCCTAAAATCATTCAGCGACTTCTAAGTTTTTCGGACATTCATAGATTTAAGATTTACATTTCGCATGGCTGCGTAAATAACTACTTGCAAGAGGTTGCGGATTATTTCGAAGTGGAACCGTCACTAGATGGGAAGAACTATGTTGACTACTGCCTGAATTTTTGTCTTAAACATGAGATCGAATTATTTGTGCCGAGATATAATGTAACCACGTTAATCAACTACAAGGAAGAGTTTGATCGTATTGGGGTCAAAGTGATGTTTATCGGATCTTCTGAGATTTATCAACTTCTGGAGAGTAAAATAAAAACTTACGAGGTTTTGAGTAATATCGATATTGTGGCGATTCCAAAGACATTTTGCGTTAAAAACTATGAGGACTTTCAAATCGCATACACTAAAATAATTGAAATTGGGAGCAGCGCTTGTATGAAGCCTATCTCCGGGATTGGCGGAAATGGCTTCAAGAAAATCATAGAGACTATGACCGAGATCGATGAGCTTTATCAATCGACAGGTTCCACGATTTCGAAGGATAGGATAGCACGAATCTTAAAGGATTCTCAAAATGTGGAGCCGTTTATCGTGATGGAATACCTAGAGGGGGACGAATTTAGTATTGATTGTTTGGCGAATAAGGGAGAACTGATCAGGGCCATACCTAGAAGAAAGCTAGACTTTTACCGCCAAAACATTGAACATAGAGAAGATTTGATAGCTATAGCTCAGAAACTTACTAAAAAGTTCAACTTAAACTATTTGTATAATATTCAGCTCAAATATCACAAAGGAAAAGTCTACCTTATTGAAATTAACACCCGAATGTCCGGCGGGATTCACAAGTCTAGTTTAGCGGGGGTTAATTTTCTCTATCTTGCCATTAAGCTCCTAATGGGGGAGGCTGTCACTAATCGAGAGGCGATACGTTGGGATTTTCAAATACGCACGATCGAGAACTATGAGCTTACAGACCTTGGATAG
- a CDS encoding amidohydrolase family protein, translating to MNISCSAEQKFFEIPYEGEAVVAGFWSPELGLCSQSVLLKWKEGKVNSLQPLDHLESYPKTTLLWDSYFLLPGWIDAHVHLALDSLDFYQCLENWAQPFLIEENIKGFLQHYLEMGIVAIRDGGDLPGFSWRAKKKVKEGVWSGPRVISVHEAVNRAGMYGRFLGRGFKDLLEWREKEIDFFGQGIDQLKVVVTGLIKFDDFQGVGPTQWTVEELGEVVEAAHKRGIPVMAHASGEEGISVAITAGVDSIEHGYYMKTGQLERMKEKGIAWVPTVAPIGNLLKYPTDRYSSHEIDTLKRILEVQLTKIREAYHLKVRLGVGTDAGAYRVPHAQSFYDEMDWMVQAGIPKLEVYRMATHENAQILGSPELGRLDVGTPMSLLQLVSDLR from the coding sequence ATGAATATTTCGTGCAGTGCAGAACAAAAATTTTTCGAGATTCCTTATGAAGGAGAAGCGGTCGTCGCAGGGTTTTGGAGCCCCGAGCTGGGCTTGTGCTCCCAATCGGTGCTTCTGAAATGGAAGGAGGGTAAGGTCAACTCCTTGCAGCCTTTAGACCATTTAGAAAGTTACCCTAAAACGACACTGCTTTGGGATTCCTATTTCCTGTTGCCTGGATGGATAGATGCCCATGTGCATTTAGCGTTAGATAGCCTAGATTTTTATCAGTGCTTGGAGAATTGGGCTCAGCCTTTCTTGATTGAGGAAAACATCAAGGGTTTTTTGCAGCATTATCTTGAGATGGGAATTGTGGCTATTCGAGATGGTGGTGACTTACCCGGCTTTTCTTGGAGGGCAAAAAAAAAGGTCAAGGAAGGAGTATGGTCTGGACCTAGGGTCATATCTGTACATGAGGCTGTGAATCGAGCGGGAATGTATGGTCGTTTTTTGGGTCGTGGCTTCAAAGATCTTTTAGAGTGGCGGGAGAAGGAGATTGATTTCTTCGGCCAAGGCATAGATCAACTCAAAGTCGTCGTGACAGGATTGATCAAGTTTGATGATTTTCAGGGGGTAGGTCCAACTCAATGGACGGTTGAGGAGTTAGGAGAGGTCGTCGAGGCGGCTCATAAACGTGGAATACCCGTCATGGCTCATGCTAGTGGGGAAGAGGGAATTTCCGTGGCCATAACGGCTGGGGTTGATTCGATTGAACACGGATATTATATGAAGACCGGACAACTTGAGCGTATGAAAGAAAAAGGAATTGCCTGGGTCCCAACGGTCGCACCAATCGGAAATCTCTTGAAATATCCCACGGATCGTTACTCTTCCCATGAAATCGATACGTTGAAACGCATTCTGGAGGTGCAACTTACTAAAATCCGCGAGGCCTATCATTTAAAAGTCCGACTGGGTGTAGGCACAGATGCTGGTGCTTATCGAGTACCGCACGCACAGAGCTTTTATGATGAAATGGACTGGATGGTTCAAGCCGGGATTCCGAAGTTGGAAGTCTACCGAATGGCCACTCATGAAAATGCTCAGATTCTCGGTAGCCCTGAATTGGGGAGGTTAGA
- a CDS encoding MerR family transcriptional regulator, which yields MEYTVQKLGRMAGVSTRTLRYYDEIGILKPARISSSGYRIYGQAEVDRLQQILFYRELGVGLETIKAIMTAPSFDGAKALREHREKLLEKRVQLNVLLSNIDKTISLTEGRIIMSNKEKFEGFKQKLVDDNEAKYGKEIREKYDDETIKKSNQKVASMSREQYDEVTKLANEVIETLHSAFKTGDPAGKLAQKTADLHRQWLCYYWDSYSKDAHAGLAQMYVDDPRFTAYYDEKQPGAAEFLRDAVFIYTGTKK from the coding sequence ATGGAATACACGGTGCAAAAATTAGGTCGAATGGCGGGTGTAAGTACTCGTACTCTGAGATATTATGACGAGATAGGAATTCTTAAGCCGGCAAGAATTAGCTCGTCAGGGTATCGAATTTATGGTCAAGCTGAAGTTGATCGGTTGCAACAAATTCTTTTTTATAGAGAGTTAGGCGTGGGCTTAGAAACTATTAAAGCTATTATGACAGCACCTTCTTTCGACGGTGCAAAGGCACTGAGAGAACATCGTGAGAAGCTTCTTGAAAAAAGAGTGCAGTTGAATGTGTTACTTTCCAATATTGATAAGACTATTTCGCTAACCGAAGGGAGAATTATCATGTCGAATAAAGAAAAATTTGAAGGCTTTAAGCAAAAACTCGTGGATGACAATGAAGCAAAGTATGGCAAGGAAATTCGCGAGAAATATGACGATGAAACGATTAAGAAGTCAAATCAAAAAGTTGCGAGTATGTCGCGAGAGCAATACGACGAAGTAACGAAGCTTGCTAATGAGGTTATCGAAACCCTACATTCTGCTTTTAAAACGGGCGACCCTGCTGGAAAACTCGCTCAAAAAACAGCAGATCTCCATCGTCAGTGGCTATGCTATTATTGGGATAGCTATTCAAAAGACGCCCATGCTGGACTTGCTCAAATGTATGTGGATGATCCAAGATTTACGGCATACTATGATGAAAAACAACCGGGCGCTGCAGAATTCCTAAGAGATGCGGTCTTCATTTATACGGGTACGAAAAAATAA
- a CDS encoding flavin reductase, translating into MSKFNELKPEQFEQSPFKLIGKDWMLITAEKDGKVNTMTASWGGFGVMWNKNVAYIVIRPQRFTKEFIDNSNTFSLTFLDNSFKKQLGYLGTVSGRDEDKIGKSNLTILHMDDTPYFEEAGIAIFCKKLYAQEFKPESFIAQELNREWYPDVDHHTLYISEITKILVKE; encoded by the coding sequence ATGTCTAAATTCAATGAACTCAAACCAGAACAATTTGAGCAAAGTCCGTTTAAGCTTATAGGTAAAGATTGGATGCTCATTACCGCCGAAAAGGATGGAAAGGTGAACACAATGACAGCCTCGTGGGGCGGTTTTGGTGTAATGTGGAATAAAAATGTCGCCTATATTGTAATCCGTCCACAGCGCTTCACCAAGGAATTTATAGATAATTCCAACACATTTTCATTAACGTTTCTTGATAACAGTTTTAAAAAACAGTTAGGTTATCTTGGGACTGTATCGGGCAGAGATGAAGATAAAATCGGAAAATCGAACTTAACAATTCTCCATATGGACGATACTCCGTATTTTGAAGAAGCAGGTATAGCGATTTTCTGCAAAAAATTATATGCGCAAGAGTTCAAACCAGAGTCCTTCATAGCCCAAGAACTAAACAGAGAATGGTATCCGGATGTTGATCATCACACTTTATATATTTCCGAAATCACAAAAATACTTGTGAAGGAGTAA
- a CDS encoding DUF5667 domain-containing protein produces the protein MKKLISWVLSGAIVLIPVVTAAPVLADAGVSAETSVSNTATVNSTTGSTNSTDTTGSAIVVDSNGQTVTAGTLPDSPLYWFTSLIEKLQIALAFNPAKKADLVERQALVNLADAQELVKKGNQEEAQKALESYTNKISAAQEFLNLVKDPASAEGQVLIEALNKTQAANISVLTGLLDKLPPQAAQKIALNIVRSMEKAVAKKALTPTTAPTPTPTPAPTPTPDSTTTPVPVSNDPSQINPEQDKDQDNDKDKVKINKEIKSALEKLRHDLEQKETPNPASSTHPQLNQSSNEDHKDVISPKDSSKQQEGEKQHEQQKKQHN, from the coding sequence ATGAAAAAATTAATTTCTTGGGTACTAAGTGGTGCAATTGTACTTATTCCTGTCGTGACAGCGGCCCCAGTACTGGCTGACGCGGGCGTCTCCGCCGAGACTAGTGTTAGTAATACGGCAACGGTTAATAGCACAACAGGAAGTACGAATTCTACTGACACAACAGGAAGCGCGATCGTTGTGGACAGTAATGGACAAACGGTGACCGCTGGGACATTGCCGGATTCTCCGTTGTACTGGTTTACAAGTCTCATTGAAAAACTACAAATAGCTTTGGCCTTTAATCCCGCTAAAAAGGCTGATCTTGTTGAACGACAAGCTTTAGTAAATTTAGCGGACGCTCAGGAATTAGTTAAAAAAGGAAATCAAGAAGAAGCACAAAAGGCCCTGGAAAGCTATACCAATAAGATTTCAGCAGCTCAGGAATTTTTAAATCTTGTTAAAGATCCAGCCTCGGCAGAAGGTCAAGTATTGATAGAGGCATTAAACAAAACACAGGCAGCAAACATCTCGGTATTGACGGGTTTGTTAGATAAATTACCACCGCAGGCTGCCCAAAAGATAGCTCTTAATATCGTTCGCAGCATGGAAAAAGCAGTAGCAAAAAAAGCACTGACACCCACGACTGCGCCAACTCCTACGCCAACTCCTGCGCCAACTCCGACTCCTGATTCAACAACAACACCAGTTCCTGTGTCAAATGATCCTAGTCAAATAAACCCTGAGCAAGATAAAGACCAAGACAACGATAAAGATAAGGTTAAAATTAACAAGGAGATAAAAAGTGCCTTGGAAAAACTACGCCATGATTTGGAGCAAAAGGAAACACCTAATCCAGCTTCCTCCACTCATCCCCAGCTAAATCAAAGTTCGAACGAAGACCATAAAGACGTGATTTCGCCAAAGGATTCTAGTAAACAACAAGAGGGCGAGAAACAGCACGAACAACAGAAAAAACAACATAACTAA
- the sigI gene encoding RNA polymerase sigma-I factor, producing MPEWEENWPWERLKTDASDREAFLEHFQPFIRYVASRVVKRSLEWGRDEELSEAFLAFNQALNLFQPDKGVPFLAYARLLIKRQLIDYFRRHNKPASLPLDEEEVGFVVETYISVPEFYQQEQNRERAAEVQDYSEELAKWGLTFANLVEVSPKHRDTRESLLRAARELAHDSSLWSQVERTKRLPMQQLSEKTGLHLKVLERGRKYILAVAILIARSHDYIYLREYVYPQGRSRIS from the coding sequence ATGCCTGAATGGGAAGAGAATTGGCCATGGGAACGCCTAAAGACTGATGCTTCAGATAGAGAAGCTTTTCTTGAACACTTTCAGCCCTTCATTCGGTATGTTGCTTCCCGAGTGGTGAAGCGAAGTTTGGAGTGGGGAAGGGACGAGGAACTTTCGGAGGCCTTCTTAGCTTTCAACCAGGCGCTTAATCTATTCCAACCGGATAAGGGAGTGCCTTTTTTAGCTTACGCGCGCCTCCTGATCAAGCGGCAGTTGATCGACTATTTTAGACGGCATAATAAACCTGCTTCCCTTCCTTTGGATGAAGAAGAAGTGGGGTTCGTCGTGGAGACTTATATCAGCGTACCGGAGTTCTATCAACAAGAACAGAACCGAGAACGGGCGGCGGAGGTTCAGGACTATTCTGAGGAATTAGCAAAATGGGGGCTAACTTTTGCGAATTTGGTGGAGGTTTCCCCAAAACATCGGGATACTCGTGAAAGCTTGCTTCGAGCGGCCCGGGAACTAGCTCATGATTCTAGCCTCTGGTCCCAGGTGGAACGGACAAAAAGGCTGCCTATGCAACAATTATCCGAAAAAACAGGACTCCATCTAAAGGTTTTGGAGCGAGGTCGTAAATATATTCTTGCAGTAGCCATTTTAATCGCTCGTAGTCACGACTACATTTATTTGCGCGAATATGTATACCCACAGGGAAGGAGCCGTATCTCATGA
- a CDS encoding LysM peptidoglycan-binding domain-containing protein codes for MTYIVQTGDTLYKIAQNFNTSINFILSTNPQITNPNLIYPGQIIVIPTGTDKCPLLRQGDRGSAVSRFQTLLLIARFDPGAIDGILGPRTQAALVAFQESQKELERTGVADEETWVALDAECEPRVEITSYTVRPGDSLFIISTRFNVSIQSILMINPEITNPNVISAGQIIRIPAS; via the coding sequence GTGACTTATATTGTTCAAACAGGTGACACCCTTTATAAAATTGCACAAAACTTCAATACTTCCATTAATTTCATTCTCTCCACTAATCCTCAAATCACTAACCCCAATTTAATTTATCCAGGTCAGATCATAGTAATCCCAACGGGTACTGATAAATGTCCACTTCTACGCCAAGGAGATCGTGGTTCAGCGGTAAGTAGGTTCCAAACACTTCTCCTGATTGCCCGCTTTGACCCTGGTGCCATTGATGGTATACTTGGTCCTAGAACCCAAGCTGCTCTTGTGGCCTTCCAAGAAAGTCAAAAAGAGCTTGAGAGAACAGGTGTAGCGGATGAGGAAACTTGGGTTGCTTTAGATGCTGAATGCGAGCCAAGAGTAGAAATTACTAGCTATACTGTAAGACCAGGAGATTCGTTGTTTATCATTTCGACACGGTTTAACGTTTCGATTCAAAGTATATTGATGATCAATCCAGAGATAACTAATCCTAATGTTATTTCTGCCGGTCAAATTATAAGAATTCCAGCAAGTTAA
- a CDS encoding NlpC/P60 family protein, with protein sequence MTLVLTTIISSSSVTQAATLTVGTTGTEIRILQSELQTLNYDLGSVDGIYGSKTKVAVQKFQQDNHLLADGIAGPQTQEALKKATISPQEKTTTQIISTAKGFLGVPYKWGGTTPEGFDCSGFTRYVFASHNISLPRVSLDQYGVGTPVAFSDLIPGDLVFFNLTSGTQISHVGIYIGNNQFISATSSKGIAIYSFTPYWANVYVGAKRML encoded by the coding sequence ATGACGTTAGTCTTAACAACTATAATCTCCTCATCTTCAGTAACCCAAGCCGCAACATTAACGGTTGGGACAACCGGTACGGAAATCCGCATTTTGCAATCAGAGCTCCAAACCTTAAATTATGATCTTGGGTCAGTGGACGGTATTTACGGAAGTAAAACCAAAGTTGCTGTTCAGAAGTTTCAACAGGATAACCATTTATTAGCAGATGGAATTGCCGGGCCACAAACACAAGAAGCCTTAAAAAAAGCAACTATTTCACCTCAGGAAAAAACTACTACGCAAATCATTAGTACTGCCAAAGGTTTCTTAGGCGTTCCCTATAAATGGGGAGGCACTACTCCTGAGGGCTTTGACTGCTCTGGCTTTACACGTTATGTTTTTGCTAGCCATAATATTTCTTTGCCACGTGTTAGCCTTGATCAATACGGAGTCGGTACCCCAGTGGCCTTTAGCGATCTCATTCCAGGTGACCTGGTTTTCTTTAACCTTACCTCTGGAACGCAAATTAGTCATGTAGGCATCTATATTGGGAATAATCAATTCATCAGTGCAACTAGTAGTAAGGGAATTGCTATTTACAGCTTTACTCCTTATTGGGCCAACGTATATGTCGGGGCCAAACGTATGTTGTAA